The DNA sequence AATACCATAAACACTCAGATTGCTATGTCCATTCTGTAGTACCCGTTTCTCCTTGCTTCCTCGAAGCACATCAATAATATAATGTAGTCCAAACTTCTGCTCAGTACGAATTATGGTTGAGAGTAGCATCTGTGTAGCTTCGGTAATATTGACCTTCTCAATTTCATGTATAGTACAGTTGTCACACTTGTCAACACAAGGTTCAATACAATCATCAAAGTAAGTTGCAATATTCTGGTGACGACATCTCTCACTATTGGTATAACGTACCATGCTCTCAAGCTTATTGAAGGCGTGTTCTTTGTAGGGTGTATCTGGTAAATCATTTATGAACATCTTCTGTTGTACGATATCTGCAGCAGAAAAAAGTAATAGTGTTTCAGACTCTAATCCATCACGCCCTGCACGTCCTATCTCTTGATAGTAATTCTCAAGTGTCTTAGGCATGGTCATATGCACTACAAAGCGGATATTAGATTTGTCAATGCCCATTCCAAAGGCAATAGTTGCCACAACAATCTGTATTTTATCTATTACAAAGTTATGATAAGTACTATTCTTCTTCTCTGCTGAAAGTCCTGCATGATAAGGGTATGCTTTAATGCCTTTGCCTTGAAGATAGTTTGCTACTGATTCAGTTGATTTACGAGAAAGGGTGTAAATGATACCAGATTCCCCATCATGCAACTTCAAAAAATTAATTAACTGCTCTTTACCATCTTTAATACGGTGCCTAGCATATATAGTTAAATTCTCTCGAAAGAGTAATCCACGTACTCGCTTAGGACTTTGTAATCCAAGATTAGCAATAATATCTTCTTCAACTGTTTTGGTTGCTGTAGCAGTAAAGGCAGCAATAGGAATAGTAGGAAACTGTGCCTTAAGTAACGACAGCTTACGATAGTTCTCTCTAAACTCATGCCCCCACTCACTTACACAGTGTGCCTCATCAATAACAAAAAAGTTAATCTTTAAATTATGCAATATATGAAGAAAGTGAGTATTGGTCAACCGTTCTGGTGCAACATAAAGTAATTTAACTTTACCGTACCGTAATTGTGCTTCTATCTTCTGGCTCTCTTCGGCATCTTGCATCGATGAGAGCATAACTGCAGTAATACCATTGGCTTTCAGGGAAGCTACTTGATCATACATCAATGCCAATAGTGGTGAAATCACTACTGTCACACCTTCCATCAACAAAGTAGGAATTTGATAACAAAGTGATTTTCCACCTCCAGTAGGTAAAATCATCAGTACATCTTTTTTATCTACAATTGTGTCAATCACCTCTTCTTGTAGTGGTCGAAACTGTTTGTGCCCAAAATAGTCTTTAAGTATCTCAAATTTGCTCATAGCAAAAGTGTAACGTGTTTTAAAAAAGAGTGGGATAAAATATGTCAGATTGTCATATTTAGAAGAATTTATAGCCTACACCCCATACTGGGTGAAAATAGTTATGCATACTGTTGGGATCTATCTTGTATTTAAGGCGGTTGATAGCGACATTGATAGCATTATCATTAACCCTCTTACTTTCACTGCCCCACACCTCTTCTCTCAGATAGTCACGTGTCAATGGTTTATCAATATTATTAAAAAAGGTATAAAGAAGTCTAAACTCAAGGTTAGTTAATAGGACTTCATTGCCATCAGAAATAATAGTTTTCTGACTAAAATCAAGTATAAGTCCCTTATGTTTGAGACGTTCCTGCTTTTGCATAG is a window from the Sulfurovum sp. genome containing:
- the recQ gene encoding DNA helicase RecQ, with product MSKFEILKDYFGHKQFRPLQEEVIDTIVDKKDVLMILPTGGGKSLCYQIPTLLMEGVTVVISPLLALMYDQVASLKANGITAVMLSSMQDAEESQKIEAQLRYGKVKLLYVAPERLTNTHFLHILHNLKINFFVIDEAHCVSEWGHEFRENYRKLSLLKAQFPTIPIAAFTATATKTVEEDIIANLGLQSPKRVRGLLFRENLTIYARHRIKDGKEQLINFLKLHDGESGIIYTLSRKSTESVANYLQGKGIKAYPYHAGLSAEKKNSTYHNFVIDKIQIVVATIAFGMGIDKSNIRFVVHMTMPKTLENYYQEIGRAGRDGLESETLLLFSAADIVQQKMFINDLPDTPYKEHAFNKLESMVRYTNSERCRHQNIATYFDDCIEPCVDKCDNCTIHEIEKVNITEATQMLLSTIIRTEQKFGLHYIIDVLRGSKEKRVLQNGHSNLSVYGIGKKYTKAQWLTIGDKLLELGAVNIGEFKVYKLTLFGAEVLKGMHIILLKKERLSIKQNVLKYKVPNVDDYNIELYNKLRNLRLQIALHNNMPPYIIFSDKTLKELSAKQPKNKEEMLEVHGIGEVKFERYGEKFLGLLNG